A region from the Thermodesulfobacteriota bacterium genome encodes:
- a CDS encoding cytidylate kinase-like family protein — translation MVALFKARIEAQLAHQLKLRTQELWKMRRGKKKLPFITISREFGCRVYPIVETLQNKLDRLTGEEYPWAVFDKEVIHKIADEHNLSEALANSLDENQRSQMQQYMDHIFLGRPNEYKIFQYLTRVLIGLAETGNAILIGRGSCIITKDVERGLHVRLIAPFEFRKKKIMDEMGISEDEAIKLVTRTENEREAFVEKYTFKSIKDPYNFHILINSALSSLDEIAEIIIHNLKTKGYI, via the coding sequence ATGGTTGCTTTATTCAAAGCTAGAATTGAAGCACAATTAGCACATCAGTTGAAGTTGAGAACTCAAGAACTCTGGAAGATGCGCAGGGGGAAAAAGAAGCTGCCTTTTATAACAATTTCAAGGGAATTCGGCTGCCGTGTTTATCCAATAGTGGAAACCCTGCAGAACAAGCTTGATAGGCTTACAGGTGAAGAATACCCCTGGGCCGTTTTTGATAAAGAGGTTATCCATAAAATAGCCGATGAGCACAACCTCTCTGAAGCCCTTGCGAATTCTCTGGATGAAAACCAGCGTTCACAGATGCAACAGTACATGGATCATATATTTCTCGGCAGGCCCAACGAGTACAAAATTTTCCAATACCTTACCCGGGTACTCATAGGCCTGGCAGAGACAGGGAATGCAATCTTGATAGGAAGAGGCAGCTGCATCATTACAAAGGATGTCGAAAGAGGGCTTCATGTACGTCTCATTGCTCCTTTTGAATTCCGTAAAAAAAAGATCATGGATGAAATGGGGATTTCGGAAGATGAAGCAATAAAGTTAGTTACAAGGACTGAAAATGAAAGAGAGGCTTTCGTTGAAAAGTATACGTTTAAGTCCATAAAGGACCCTTACAACTTTCACATACTAATCAATAGCGCCCTCTCTTCACTGGATGAAATAGCAGAGATAATCATACATAATCTCAAGACCAAGGGCTACATTTAA
- a CDS encoding M3 family oligoendopeptidase has product MDERLKTEDIIWNLADLYQGIEDSRIEEDIERLRCGISNFSKEYRGKVRDLDPKGLFTALYKLEGLNQLLGKIESFAFLNYSTRSQDAKAGAFLQQAFELESEFQRDIVFFNLEWANLDNETSEKLLYAPEIEKYRHFLNVLKKYRHHQLSETEERVLAEKEPAGLSSWTRLFDKIISQKKFGERGRVEEEILADMYNSNREVRKRASQELTAGLSEYSHILTHIFNTILTDHMITDRLRKYPEWISSRNLSNEVDEKTVNALTDAVRSRYDIPMRYYKLKKEMLGYNELFDYDRYAPLPFSPERVVSWDECRETLLDAFGDFSKEMKDIALMFFNKHWIHAPVMLGKRGGAFSHPCIPDVHPYVMVNYTGNIRDVQTVAHELGHGIHQYLAGKEQGYFNSQTPLTMAETASVFGEMLVFKKQLKTAPKREDEISLICSKLEAMFATVFRQISMYLFEDAVHKERRGTGELSNEKFNELWTKTQKDMFGDSITLTENYSIWWSYIPHFLHSRGYVYAYAFGELLTLSLYKSYEREGNEFIPKYIGLLSSGGKDSPANLVKPFGVKLDDPDFWLEGLTIMDEMLAILEDITTNQIRRKQ; this is encoded by the coding sequence ATGGATGAAAGATTAAAAACAGAAGATATCATATGGAATCTAGCCGACCTCTATCAGGGGATAGAAGACTCCCGTATAGAAGAAGATATAGAAAGGCTACGGTGTGGGATATCCAATTTTTCAAAAGAATACAGGGGAAAGGTCAGAGACCTTGATCCCAAAGGTCTCTTTACGGCTCTTTATAAACTTGAGGGACTCAACCAATTACTTGGCAAAATAGAGAGTTTTGCGTTCTTAAATTATTCGACCAGGTCCCAGGATGCAAAAGCCGGTGCATTTCTACAGCAGGCTTTTGAACTGGAGAGCGAGTTCCAAAGAGACATTGTCTTTTTTAACCTGGAGTGGGCAAACCTGGACAACGAAACCTCAGAAAAGCTGTTATATGCCCCTGAAATAGAAAAATACCGTCACTTCCTGAACGTCCTGAAAAAATACAGGCATCACCAACTAAGCGAGACCGAAGAAAGGGTCCTGGCAGAAAAAGAGCCTGCGGGACTGAGCAGCTGGACCAGGCTCTTTGATAAGATCATCTCCCAGAAAAAGTTCGGAGAAAGGGGAAGGGTAGAAGAAGAGATTCTGGCAGACATGTATAACAGCAATCGCGAGGTCAGGAAAAGGGCATCTCAAGAATTAACCGCTGGTCTTTCAGAATATTCACATATATTAACACATATTTTTAATACTATCCTGACCGATCACATGATTACAGACAGGCTTAGGAAGTATCCTGAATGGATAAGCTCCAGAAATCTGTCAAACGAGGTGGATGAAAAAACGGTCAATGCTCTGACCGATGCAGTCAGGAGCCGTTATGACATACCTATGCGATACTATAAATTAAAAAAGGAGATGTTAGGGTACAATGAACTTTTCGATTATGACCGTTATGCCCCCCTGCCCTTCTCTCCTGAAAGGGTCGTGTCATGGGACGAATGCAGAGAAACACTCCTTGACGCTTTCGGGGATTTTTCCAAAGAGATGAAGGATATTGCTCTGATGTTCTTCAATAAACACTGGATACATGCCCCTGTAATGCTGGGGAAGAGAGGTGGCGCCTTTTCTCACCCCTGCATTCCCGATGTCCATCCTTATGTAATGGTTAATTACACAGGCAACATCCGTGACGTACAGACCGTCGCCCACGAACTGGGTCATGGAATTCACCAGTATCTGGCAGGCAAAGAGCAAGGATATTTCAATAGTCAGACACCCCTCACCATGGCAGAAACCGCATCTGTCTTTGGTGAAATGCTGGTTTTCAAAAAACAGTTAAAAACAGCCCCCAAAAGAGAAGATGAAATAAGCCTTATCTGCAGTAAACTGGAGGCTATGTTTGCAACCGTTTTCAGGCAAATATCCATGTATCTCTTTGAGGATGCGGTACATAAGGAAAGAAGGGGTACAGGGGAACTGTCAAATGAGAAATTTAACGAATTATGGACAAAAACCCAAAAAGATATGTTCGGTGACTCGATCACCCTCACAGAAAACTATTCTATCTGGTGGAGTTATATCCCCCATTTCCTGCATTCCAGAGGATATGTCTATGCATATGCCTTTGGCGAGCTTCTGACCCTGTCCCTTTATAAGAGCTACGAAAGAGAGGGAAACGAGTTTATACCCAAATACATCGGTCTTCTCTCATCCGGGGGGAAAGACTCTCCTGCAAATCTGGTGAAACCCTTTGGGGTAAAACTGGACGACCCTGACTTCTGGTTAGAGGGTTTGACAATCATGGATGAAATGCTTGCAATATTAGAAGATATTACAACAAACCAAATCAGGAGGAAACAATGA
- a CDS encoding YIP1 family protein: MSTFNDRLIRAAKLDVNLYEEVEADNGALGQAMIVVIISSLAAGIGSFQRAGFGGIFIGTLAALAGWYLWAWLTYLIGTKLLPEPQTRADPGELLRTIGFSSSPGLIRVLGIIPGLTGIIFFVAGIWMLVAMVIAVRQALDYSSTLRAVGVCTIGWIIQLLVMWLLFSIMGDFGKAV; this comes from the coding sequence ATGAGTACTTTTAATGACCGTCTTATTCGTGCAGCTAAGCTGGATGTTAATCTCTATGAAGAAGTCGAGGCTGATAATGGAGCATTGGGACAGGCTATGATTGTAGTTATTATTTCAAGTTTAGCGGCCGGGATAGGAAGCTTTCAAAGGGCAGGATTTGGCGGGATTTTCATAGGCACCCTCGCGGCCCTTGCCGGGTGGTATCTCTGGGCATGGCTAACTTACCTTATTGGGACAAAGCTCCTTCCAGAGCCACAAACCAGAGCTGACCCTGGCGAGTTGTTGAGAACTATAGGCTTCTCAAGCTCTCCAGGGTTGATCCGGGTGCTTGGTATAATCCCGGGGCTAACAGGAATTATCTTTTTTGTTGCCGGAATCTGGATGCTGGTGGCAATGGTTATAGCAGTTAGACAAGCCCTTGATTATAGCAGTACATTACGTGCTGTAGGTGTATGTACCATTGGCTGGATTATTCAACTACTGGTAATGTGGTTATTGTTTTCTATCATGGGTGATTTCGGAAAGGCAGTATAA
- a CDS encoding MltA domain-containing protein — translation MKQTDNIKITKKIFIPFLLALFLSACLQRAAVKVKEPENALVLFKSWRIPDFTDDMDRDSLKAAIGRSIDYLKRLPPDREFVYGPHAYTAGYLAESMNTFLDILTNSASPKDLNKKIKGHFYIYKSAGTDGGGSVLFTGYYEPVLKGSLTRSDEYKYPIYTKPGDLMVIDLGQFNPKFETEKIVARYNGNKVVPYYSREEIDVEKALEGKGLELFWVSDPVQLFFLHVQGSGIIDLGDTKIQRIHYAASNGRPYRSIGRKLVDENIIPGKKISLQSIKAYFKDHPEERGRILNYNESYVFFEKGENGPLGNTGVILTPGRSIATDNRLFPKAGLAFITTQKPEIDQSGRISEWKCFSRFVVNQDTGGAIRGPDRVDLFWGSGKDAEIAAGAMQHYGEMYFLVKKPPKK, via the coding sequence TTGAAGCAAACCGATAATATAAAAATAACTAAAAAGATTTTTATCCCGTTCCTGCTTGCCCTTTTCCTCAGTGCATGCCTCCAGAGGGCAGCTGTAAAAGTAAAAGAGCCTGAGAATGCCCTTGTATTGTTTAAAAGCTGGAGGATACCTGATTTTACAGATGATATGGACAGGGATTCTCTGAAAGCAGCCATCGGGAGAAGCATTGATTACCTCAAAAGACTCCCTCCAGACAGGGAATTTGTCTATGGTCCCCATGCTTACACTGCCGGATATCTAGCAGAGTCCATGAATACATTCTTAGACATCCTTACAAACTCCGCCAGTCCAAAAGACTTAAACAAAAAGATTAAAGGGCACTTTTACATTTACAAATCAGCTGGAACTGATGGAGGAGGTTCTGTGCTCTTTACAGGATACTATGAACCAGTGCTTAAAGGCAGCTTAACCAGGTCTGATGAATACAAGTACCCTATATACACAAAACCCGGTGATTTAATGGTGATTGATCTGGGGCAATTCAATCCAAAGTTTGAAACGGAGAAGATAGTAGCAAGATACAATGGTAATAAGGTTGTTCCTTATTACAGCAGGGAAGAGATTGATGTAGAAAAAGCCCTTGAAGGCAAGGGGTTAGAATTGTTTTGGGTATCTGACCCTGTACAACTCTTCTTTTTGCATGTTCAGGGCTCAGGAATTATTGATTTGGGAGATACAAAAATCCAGAGGATACATTATGCGGCATCCAACGGAAGACCCTATCGAAGCATAGGAAGGAAATTAGTAGATGAAAACATAATCCCAGGAAAGAAGATATCCTTACAAAGCATAAAAGCCTATTTTAAAGACCATCCTGAAGAAAGGGGCAGAATCCTTAATTACAATGAGAGCTATGTATTTTTTGAAAAGGGCGAAAATGGACCTCTTGGAAACACAGGAGTTATTCTTACTCCGGGAAGATCCATAGCTACTGACAATAGATTGTTCCCCAAAGCAGGGCTTGCCTTCATTACGACTCAGAAGCCTGAGATAGACCAGTCTGGCAGAATAAGTGAGTGGAAATGTTTTTCAAGATTTGTTGTTAACCAGGACACAGGCGGGGCAATCAGGGGTCCTGACAGGGTAGACCTGTTCTGGGGCAGTGGAAAGGATGCAGAGATTGCAGCAGGTGCTATGCAGCATTACGGGGAGATGTACTTTCTGGTGAAGAAACCTCCCAAGAAATGA
- a CDS encoding methylmalonyl-CoA mutase family protein yields MSIFNKEDLDRICNEEASWTDAAGLERSPKLMTDANIEVKAVYTPSDLPDFDYIRDIGFPGDYPYTRGPYTEMWRHRPWRYSVFTGFGSAEDTHERWKFLYESGQRNFSVLPDLPTHMGLDSDDPLALEEVGRVGLAIDSLRDFEILFEGLPMDKALFSCNEETLAAIIIAFFIATAEKRGIDRSRLTGAISNDPLAAVHKGTTVFPLKHGVRLACDLIEYCSRELPLYYPINLKAVNLSEGGANCVQELAFTLSNAICYIEELLKRGLEIDAFAPKLSIFFASGIHIIEEAAKYRAARRMWARMMKERFRATKPASLSLKFTAMANPNMLQAEEPELNLVRAAYGALASALGGASGTPHPCYDEAYAIPTQKSQSLALGTLQILAEETNVTKTVDPLGGSYFVEYLTNRIEEEALRKMEKVEDIGGAVKAMETGYILGDIMETFVKERKAIESGEKVIVRKNKYVVPGENVYQVWDRLKVHKTDPKSTKKQIERLERVRKERDNLEVSRCLERLRFAAKGKENLMPYLLDAAREYATIGEMARVLKEIFGEYTDPCIF; encoded by the coding sequence ATGTCCATTTTTAACAAAGAAGACCTTGACCGTATATGCAATGAGGAGGCATCATGGACCGATGCAGCCGGTCTTGAAAGGTCTCCAAAACTCATGACTGACGCTAATATCGAGGTTAAAGCTGTTTACACTCCCTCCGATCTTCCCGACTTTGATTACATAAGAGACATTGGCTTCCCGGGAGACTATCCTTATACACGAGGACCCTATACGGAGATGTGGAGACATCGGCCCTGGCGTTACAGTGTCTTTACCGGCTTTGGAAGCGCCGAGGACACACACGAACGGTGGAAGTTTCTCTATGAGAGCGGGCAGAGAAATTTCAGCGTCCTTCCCGACCTGCCAACCCATATGGGACTCGATTCAGATGACCCTCTGGCATTGGAGGAAGTGGGCCGCGTTGGCCTCGCCATAGATTCCCTCAGGGATTTTGAGATCCTGTTTGAGGGGCTTCCCATGGACAAGGCCCTTTTCAGTTGCAACGAGGAGACACTGGCTGCCATTATCATTGCCTTTTTCATCGCTACGGCGGAAAAGCGGGGTATTGATCGCTCCCGACTAACGGGTGCTATTTCCAACGACCCCCTTGCAGCAGTCCACAAGGGAACCACAGTCTTTCCCCTGAAGCATGGTGTACGGCTAGCCTGCGATTTGATCGAGTACTGCTCCAGGGAACTCCCGCTTTATTATCCCATTAACCTGAAGGCAGTAAACCTGAGCGAGGGGGGAGCAAATTGCGTCCAGGAGCTTGCCTTTACCCTGTCAAATGCAATCTGCTACATCGAGGAGCTTCTTAAAAGAGGACTTGAAATCGATGCATTCGCCCCCAAGCTCTCAATATTTTTCGCCTCAGGGATCCATATAATCGAAGAGGCGGCTAAGTATCGTGCCGCTAGGAGAATGTGGGCACGGATGATGAAGGAAAGGTTCAGAGCCACAAAACCGGCTTCCCTATCCCTCAAGTTCACGGCCATGGCCAATCCTAACATGCTCCAGGCTGAAGAGCCCGAGCTTAACCTGGTCCGGGCAGCTTATGGAGCCCTCGCAAGTGCCCTCGGCGGAGCATCGGGTACTCCACATCCCTGCTATGATGAGGCATATGCTATTCCTACTCAGAAAAGCCAGAGTCTTGCACTCGGAACCCTTCAGATCCTGGCCGAGGAAACAAACGTCACAAAGACAGTAGATCCCCTGGGAGGCTCCTACTTCGTAGAATACCTGACCAATCGTATCGAGGAGGAGGCTCTACGGAAAATGGAGAAAGTCGAGGACATTGGGGGAGCAGTTAAAGCCATGGAGACAGGATATATCCTCGGGGATATTATGGAGACCTTTGTCAAGGAGAGAAAGGCTATAGAGAGCGGGGAAAAGGTCATTGTGAGGAAAAACAAGTATGTGGTCCCCGGCGAGAACGTCTATCAGGTATGGGACAGGCTGAAGGTTCACAAAACCGATCCCAAATCGACGAAAAAACAAATCGAGCGGTTGGAGAGAGTCAGAAAAGAACGGGACAACCTGGAGGTTAGCCGATGTCTGGAGCGACTGCGGTTTGCAGCTAAAGGAAAAGAGAATCTGATGCCATATCTTCTCGATGCAGCGAGGGAATACGCCACAATCGGCGAGATGGCCCGGGTGCTTAAGGAGATCTTTGGGGAGTACACCGATCCCTGTATTTTCTGA